In a genomic window of Saccharomyces kudriavzevii IFO 1802 strain IFO1802 genome assembly, chromosome: 2:
- the YSY6 gene encoding Ysy6p (similar to Saccharomyces cerevisiae YSY6 (YBR162W-A); ancestral locus Anc_8.516), producing MAVQTPRQRLANARFNKNNEKYRKYGKKKVDKADKKAAPMISRTWLGILIFLLVGGGVLQLISYIL from the coding sequence ATGGCCGTACAGACACCAAGACAAAGATTGGCTAATGCCAGGTTCAACAAGAATAACGAAAAATACAGGAAGTACGGTAAGAAGAAGGTGGACAAGGCCGACAAGAAGGCTGCACCAATGATCTCCAGAACCTGGCTGGGCATCCTCATTTTCCTCCTCGTGGGTGGTGGTGTTCTGCAGTTGATTAGTTACATCCTATGA
- the EXO5 gene encoding Exo5p (similar to Saccharomyces cerevisiae EXO5 (YBR163W); ancestral locus Anc_8.518), translating to MLNRALINKYGLSFRLRRFVHSNDKFLGGASTFSLKNNRTHDVSIDDSSAVLDDSDIDRINNLPFFDNASVAKETNTKEGTLLNGKLANVKELFGVDPENPAFINYRLPRNLQNPYIDIQLKQLKKERMSVTQLCSTQNWCELRNFYDFYSQNWTNQLMNLKFQVQKGKKIHKSLEDETHPELNQYNSFIQDFLPLAKLTMDIDGDLDALLDNWFNSVNRLISLFIRGGGHSREIICHGFVDFQDGKLIRDLPNDEGKGVIISGIIDHLTLRNKHNHQSQKGAMHLDTDGQSWGSILTGLLLDLPSLKLNNEVIISDIKTRSVPKIPSIDSVVQSSKLQTMYYKFFFSHLSQDMTQTYHSFLINAQRRGLDIDAPINSTKILTYILTNPLFANDAERLLYGQPINHAAFDNDTKGPGTFDMTAFKILLERGPTSFIVPTEQEEDNLESTKRISLQDYGHFYTKWKTPPTLKYFAARLSQIYYVVGNLASNDLMIEYYYHNDNFHNIIFPYDPVKLENHAHNSAMVWFGRRDMNPIEPTQKNFDTYCKFCDYKHVCSWKNKNELKLVDLGKKLKEIILELG from the coding sequence ATGCTAAACCGTGCCCTTATCAATAAATATGGGCTGTCATTTCGTCTTAGGAGATTTGTGCATTCGAATGACAAATTCCTTGGTGGAGCGTCTACTttctctttgaaaaacaatCGTACTCACGATGTTTCAATTGATGATTCGAGCGCTGTTTTGGACGACTCGGATATTGATAGAATTAATAACctgccattttttgataacgCCAGTGTCGCAAAAGAGACAAACACTAAGGAAGGTACGTTGTTAAACGGGAAATTGGCCAATGTTAAAGAGTTATTTGGAGTCGACCCTGAAAATCCTGCGTTTATCAATTACAGACTACCTCGAAACTTACAAAATCCATACATTGATATTCAACTCAAACagttaaagaaagaaagaatgtCTGTCACGCAATTATGCTCCACGCAAAATTGGTGTGAATTAAGGAACTTTTATGATTTTTATTCACAGAATTGGACAAATCAActaatgaatttgaaatttcaagttcaaaaagGTAAGAAGATTCATAAGTCATTGGAAGATGAAACGCATCCCGAATTAAACCAATATAATAGTTTTATCCAGGATTTTCTTCCGCTGGCTAAATTAACTATGGATATCGATGGGGATTTGGATGCTTTGCTAGATAACTGGTTCAATTCCGTCAATAGATTAATCTCTTTATTCATCAGAGGTGGTGGTCATTCAAGAGAGATAATTTGTCACGGCTTTGTCGACTTCCAAGATGGTAAACTAATTAGAGACTTGCCAAATGATGAAGGAAAAGGCGTTATAATATCCGGTATTATTGACCACTTAACTCTTAGAAATAAGCATAATCATCAATCGCAAAAAGGCGCAATGCACCTTGACACAGACGGCCAAAGCTGGGGGAGTATCCTTACTGGATTACTATTGGACTTACCAAGCTTAAAATTAAACAATGAGGTGATTATTTCTGATATCAAGACGAGGTCTGTGCCAAAAATTCCTTCCATTGACTCAGTCGTCCAATCATCTAAACTACAGACAATGTattataaatttttcttttcccacTTGAGTCAAGATATGACTCAAACATACCATAGCTTTTTGATCAATGCCCAAAGAAGAGGGCTTGATATTGACGCGCCTATAAATTCTACAAAAATCCTAACTTACATACTAACAAATCCACTCTTCGCTAATGACGCGGAAAGACTCTTGTACGGACAACCGATAAATCATGCCGCATTTGATAATGATACCAAAGGACCTGGTACATTTGATATGACGgcattcaaaattttactcGAGCGAGGTCCCACGTCTTTCATTGTGCCAACTgagcaagaagaagacaacTTGGAGTCAACAAAACGTATCTCTCTGCAAGACTATGGACATTTTTATACGAAGTGGAAGACTCCACCaactttgaaatattttgcagCGAGACTGTCACAGATTTATTATGTTGTTGGTAATCTCGCTTCGAATGACCTAATGATagaatattattatcataACGATAACTTTCACAACATCATCTTCCCATACGATCCAGTAAAACTAGAGAATCACGCTCACAATTCTGCCATGGTTTGGTTTGGCCGTAGAGATATGAATCCGATTGAACCcacccaaaaaaatttcgaCACGTACTGTAAATTTTGCGATTACAAACACGTTTGCTCTtggaaaaataagaatgagTTGAAACTGGTTGATCTGGGTAAAAAACTAAAAGAGATCATTCTTGAATTGGGTTAG
- the CSH1 gene encoding mannosylinositol phosphorylceramide synthase catalytic subunit CSH1 (similar to Saccharomyces cerevisiae CSH1 (YBR161W) and SUR1 (YPL057C); ancestral locus Anc_8.514), whose product MRKELKILIVANIALLLSIIHYTFDLLTLCIDDTFKDAFSDEQLNPPKTSNSTLSEDRPQLIPKIIHQTYKTDDIPEQWVEGRQKCIDLHADYTYILWTDEKSDSFIKEKYPWFLDTFRSYEYPIERADAIRYFILSHYGGVYIDLDDGCERRLDPLLAVPAFLRKTSPTGVSNDVMGSVPGHPFFLKVIKSLKHYKKNWYIPYMTIMGSTGPLFISVVWKQYKRWSSTAENGAVRILQPADYKMHNNSFFSISKGSSWHTGDANFMKILENHILSCVVTGFIFGFFILYGEFTFYTWLCSGPFNNKRHYIQWLGDKLKLLKWKIISSSGKDKEKTPAHARYEFNSKSRRSRKDSNVPYDSIFIDIESNHAKFTDLS is encoded by the coding sequence ATGAGAAAGGAGTTGAAAATTCTAATAGTAGCAAATATAGCACTACTTCTTTCGATAATACACTACACTTTTGATTTGCTGACATTGTGTATAGATGACACTTTCAAGGATGCGTTCTCAGATGAACAGTTGAACCCACCCAAGACCTCCAATTCAACGCTTTCTGAAGATCGTCCACAACTTATACCAAAAATCATTCACCAAACCTATAAAACAGATGACATCCCAGAGCAGTGGGTGGAAGGCAGGCAGAAGTGTATTGACTTGCACGCAGACTATACCTATATTCTATGGACCGATGAAAAGTCCGACAGTTttataaaagagaaatacCCATGGTTTCTGGACACATTTAGAAGTTACGAGTATCCAATTGAGAGAGCAGATGCAATACGGTATTTCATCCTTTCACATTATGGCGGTGTTTACATTGACTTGGATGATGGATGTGAAAGAAGACTAGATCCTTTGTTAGCAGTGCCAGCATTTCTAAGGAAAACTTCGCCTACAGGAGTGTCCAATGACGTGATGGGATCCGTGCCGGGAcatccatttttcttgaaagtgatcaaatcattgaagcactataagaaaaattggtatATCCCGTATATGACCATAATGGGTTCTACGGGGCCCCTATTCATTAGCGTTGTCTGGAAGCAATACAAGAGATGGTCAAGTACGGCCGAAAATGGTGCAGTGAGGATACTACAACCCGCTGACTATAAAATGCATAACAAttcgtttttttccatatctAAGGGTTCTTCCTGGCATACCGGTGATGCaaattttatgaaaattttagaaaatcACATCTTATCCTGCGTGGTTACTGGATTTATTTTCGGTTTTTTCATATTGTACGGTGAATTTACCTTTTATACTTGGTTATGTTCTGGCCCATTCAACAACAAACGCCATTACATTCAATGGCTGGGTGACAAACTTAAGCTTCtcaaatggaaaataatatcatcgtCGGGGAaggataaagaaaagacacCGGCGCATGCACGTTATGAATTCAATTCAAAGAGTAGAAGGTCCAGAAAAGATTCTAACGTCCCGTACGACagtattttcattgatattgaaagtaACCATGCGAAATTCACGGACTTAAGCTGA
- the TOS1 gene encoding Tos1p (similar to Saccharomyces cerevisiae TOS1 (YBR162C); ancestral locus Anc_8.515), translated as MLLKLSITALIGLLSSAVSFTNADCTYSGGNYYCAQTDAIIYSNVGLSATYQDVTKMDESSCVCTQAEFTASGSLAPFNEELSIHFRGPIELLQFGVYYPNGESKALKKRSEKQLVESCNEQGETVVSRHKHQHKRDVAVEYVQVTSTVYVDGSGQTVTAGSTNTIVGPAVPSSYNKVSTVLSSGAQAVETSASPSLAVSSKASSSSSSSAAASSSSSSSNTKGDWSRGSYFVPGSTTNCTFMNNQGGAAGSGVWSSCFGNSISFAASDGISGAASAQALGEVTVKSGNEFMIFSGEKCSGNNDDCGYYREGIPAYHGFGGDDKIFVFEFSMPSDASGSAYNQDMPAIWLLNAKIPRTLQYGDASCSCWKTGCGEMDLFEILTAGSDKLISHIHNGQDGGTQDYFDRPTDGTLKAAVIFNSSDKTIHIIEVDESFDEALSDDVVDQWLSKSGSSAALP; from the coding sequence ATGTTGCTAAAACTTTCGATCACCGCGTTGATTGGCCTATTGTCTTCGGCCGTATCATTCACCAACGCCGACTGCACCTACTCCGGTGGTAATTACTATTGTGCTCAGACCGATGCCATCATTTACTCTAATGTTGGCTTATCAGCCACTTACCAAGATGTCACCAAGATGGATGAATCTTCTTGTGTTTGCACGCAGGCTGAGTTCACTGCCTCCGGCAGTTTGGCTCCCTTCAACGAAGAGCTGTCTATTCATTTCAGAGGTCCAATCGAATTATTGCAGTTCGGTGTTTACTATCCAAATGGTGAATCTAAGGCTTTAAAGAAGAGATCTGAGAAGCAGCTAGTTGAATCTTGTAACGAACAAGGTGAAACTGTGGTCTCCAGACACAAGCATCAGCACAAGAGAGATGTTGCTGTCGAATACGTTCAGGTCACTTCTACCGTCTACGTCGATGGTAGCGGTCAAACCGTCACTGCGGGCTCCACCAATACCATTGTCGGTCCCGCCGTTCCTTCTTCTTACAACAAAGTATCCACTGTTTTGTCCAGTGGTGCTCAAGCTGTTGAAACAAGCGCAAGTCCATCTCTCGCTGTCTCTTCCAAGGCTTCctcatcttcctcttcttctgctgCTGCgtcgtcttcttcgtcttcttccaaCACCAAGGGTGACTGGTCGAGAGGTTCCTACTTCGTCCCAGGCTCTACCACCAACTGTACCTTCATGAACAATCAAGGAGGGGCTGCAGGTTCAGGCGTCTGGTCCAGTTGCTTTGGTAACTCTATCTCCTTTGCTGCTTCTGACGGTATTTCCGGTGCTGCTTCTGCTCAAGCCCTTGGTGAAGTTACCGTTAAGTCCGGCAATGAGTTCATGATCTTTTCTGGCGAAAAATGTTCTGGTAACAACGACGATTGTGGTTACTATAGAGAAGGTATTCCAGCTTATCACGGGTTTGGCGGTGATgacaaaatttttgtctttgagTTCTCCATGCCAAGTGATGCCAGTGGTTCTGCTTACAACCAGGACATGCCAGCTATTTGGTTATTGAATGCCAAAATCCCAAGGACTTTGCAATACGGTGACGcctcttgttcttgttggaaGACTGGTTGCGGTGAAATGGATCTTTTCGAGATTTTAACCGCTGGTTCCGATAAATTGATCTCCCACATCCACAATGGTCAAGATGGTGGTACTCAAGATTACTTCGACAGACCAACTGATGGCACTTTGAAGGCTGCTGTCATTTTCAACTCAAGTGATAAGACCATCCACATCATTGAAGTAGACGAGAGTTTCGATGAGGCTTTGAGCGATGATGTTGTTGACCAATGGTTAAGCAAATCTGGTTCCTCTGCCGCCTTGCCATGA
- the UBS1 gene encoding Ubs1p (similar to Saccharomyces cerevisiae UBS1 (YBR165W); ancestral locus Anc_8.596) produces MACSLTRKLLKDWKYLMRHPEKTQGLFHVRPHDSDLHLWHVVFYELSTSLEVYVLLYIGGSDQDPYIIMKCLSPNSCFPINRTVSMTHLNYLLSKDLGLQEILSHIWQPLFHNQTMEDLQFSPSVVKFNKAWNRIIYRDFKSYFPELTGTLQPGDYAIVRTYTKNHNISNSNSNSVNEFISFYNAQNHSFHPQDNKRSVNNRTSISNNNSSSSFNNNNNKKTLTYNTIDFMTRNLLACDDDSIHPVQSSKRSRPSLFPDEMNGNDNNEHYTKRKRI; encoded by the coding sequence ATGGCTTGCTCATTAACCAGGAAACTGCTAAAAGACTGGAAATATTTGATGCGCCATCCTGAGAAGACTCAAGGGCTATTCCATGTTAGGCCGCATGATTCGGACTTACATCTTTGGCATGTGGTCTTCTATGAACTCAGCACTTCTTTGGAGGTGTATGTGCTACTTTATATTGGTGGAAGTGACCAGGATCCTTATATCATCATGAAGTGTTTGTCTCCAAACTCATGCTTTCCCATCAATAGGACAGTTTCCATGACCCATCTAAACTATCTCCTGTCAAAAGACTTGGGATTGCAAGAAATACTGTCCCATATATGGCAACCCCTTTTCCACAATCAAACAATGGAAGATTTACAATTTTCTCCCTCAGTGGtgaaattcaataaagCGTGGAATAGGATTATTTATAGGGATTTCAAATCTTACTTCCCAGAGCTAACAGGCACTTTACAACCAGGTGACTATGCTATAGTTAGGACGTATACAAAGAATCATAATATCAGCAATAGCAATAGCAATAGTGTCAATGAGTTTATATCGTTCTACAACGCTCAAAATCACAGCTTTCATCCACAAGACAACAAAAGGAGCGTTAACAATAGAACCAGCATAAGCAATAAcaattcatcatcctccttcaacaacaacaataacaaaaaaactcTTACCTATAATACCATCGATTTCATGACCAGAAATCTACTTGCATGTGATGACGACAGTATTCACCCAGTACAAAGTTCTAAAAGATCAAGACCATCATTATTTCCGGATGAAATGAATGGTAATGATAACAACGAGCATTAcacaaagagaaaaaggatATGA
- the ARL1 gene encoding Arf family GTPase ARL1 (similar to Saccharomyces cerevisiae ARL1 (YBR164C); ancestral locus Anc_8.597), with protein MGNIFSSVFDKLWGSNKELRILILGLDGAGKTTILYRLQIGEVVTTKPTIGFNVETLSYKNLKLNVWDLGGQTSIRPYWRCYYSDTAAVIFVVDSTDKDRMSTASKELHMMLQEEELQDAALLVFANKQDQPGALSASEVSKELNLVELKDRSWSIVASSAIKGEGITEGLDWLIDVIKEEQL; from the coding sequence ATGGGTAATATTTTTAGTTCGGTATTCGATAAGTTATGGGGCTCGAACAAAGAATTGCGTATATTGATTTTGGGTTTGGATGGTGCCGGTAAAACTACCATCCTATACCGTTTACAGATTGGTGAAGTAGTCACTACAAAGCCAACCATTGGTTTTAACGTGGAAACGCTAAGCTACAAAAACTTGAAGCTGAACGTTTGGGATCTTGGTGGACAGACCAGTATCAGGCCCTACTGGAGATGCTACTATTCAGACACCGCTGCAGTTATATTTGTGGTTGATTCGACTGATAAGGATCGTATGTCTACGGCCTCTAAGGAACTGCATATGATGTTacaagaggaagaattACAAGACGCTGCGTTATTGGTCTTCGCTAATAAGCAAGATCAACCAGGCGCATTAAGTGCAAGCGAAGTGTCTAAAGAACTGAATCTTGTAGAATTGAAGGACAGAAGTTGGTCTATTGTGGCGTCAAGTGCGATAAAAGGTGAAGGTATTACAGAAGGTTTAGATTGGTTGATCGACGTTATTAAGGAGGAGCAACTATAA